caagacattctactgcactgttggagccagtaacacaatacattctactgtgctgttggagccagtaacacaatacattctactgcactgttggagccagtaacacaatacattctactgcactgttggagccagtgacacaagacattctactgcactgttggagccagtaacacaatacattctactgcactgttggagccagtaacacaagacattctattgcactgttggagccagtaacacaatacattctactgcactgttggagccagtaaaacaatacattctactgcactgttggagctagaaacccAAGAATTGACCTTCACCTGCTATAACACCTGCAAATCTGTAAACGTGAGTAATGTGACCAGTAAACCTGGACTTTATTTGATTTCTGCTGTATTTTTCAGGCAATGGCGCCCCCTTGAGGTTGGTAGGTGGCCTGGAGGACTTTGAGGGTCGTGTGGAGGTGTACCATGATGGTAGGTGGGGCACCATCTGTGATGACCAGTGGGATGACATCGATGCTGAAGTTGTCTGTCGGCAGTTGGGACTTGGGTGAGCAGCACAGGCATGCCGATGGCTAGTTGCTTGGAGGATGGTGCTTGACATGCAGCATATGGGTTCTGAATGTGATTCCCTCCACTAAATGTCATCTAGTACATATGTAGGTAAAACTAGAGGTTAAACCCTATCAGTGGTAGCAAGCAGCAATGGTTCCCAGGCTTGAAGTTACCCACCAACCAAAGCTCTCTGCTCTCCACAGAGATGGATGCACTCCTGCTAGGATAGCCTTTTTACACTGCTACATTCCCACTGAGTGAACTATATCAATATAGATGAACGGAAGGCATGCATTTTTGATGGCCTACAGTGTTTTGGGTTGTTGctctgctggaggagaggagccAGTTGATCCACATTATTCAGACGTCATCGCCACTCTTAGCAGGTCACCTGGCTTCTGACGAATAAGGGCCTGCAAAGCAAGCCACTGGGGAATTCTCTCTGCTCagacacacatgtatacacatgtacacacacatgcacacacgcacgcacgcatgcacgcacgtacgtacgcacacacacgcacgcacgcacgcacacacacacacacacacacacacacacacacacacacacacacacacacacacacacacacacacacacacacacacacacacacaatgattgtCTTACAGTACAAAGGGATGGATCAACAAAGATAGTGGATCTGTCCCAGGACTCATTTCAGATCATGAATCAtacatctctccataactatatttggtgtgtgtgagtgttttttgTGTCGTGTATATGTCTTTCTCTGCTGTgtaagtgcatgtgtgtgtgctctgtacagtatgtgtaaggCCTGTTTACTTGGTGGGAATGCATTTTATATGTGCACATCAGGATGACCCTTGAGTGGTTGCCATATATTGTTTACATGTACATATATGGTcattgtgtatgtctgtgtgtgtgtgtccactcagggGGGTACCAAAAGCGTGGACGTGGGCCCACTTTGGTCAGGGCTCTGGACCCATCTTCCTTGACAGGTTGCAGTGTACAGGCAACGAGCTTTCCCTGGAGGAGTGTCCCCACAACAACTGGCAACAACACAACTGTGACCACATGGAGGATGCTGGCGTGTCCTGTAACCCATATACAggtcaggagtcaggacaggaacGCTTTGTGAACATACACATATTTGTATggaaaacacatacacactgtctcaTGCACACACCGTGTTGCAGATGGTGTGGTGCGGCTGGTGGGGTCTGACAGTCCCTGGGAAGGTCGTCTGGAGGTGTACCACTCTGGGGACTGGGGTACGGTGTGTGACGACAACTGGACTGAGCACCATGCACAAGTGGTCTGTAGACAGCTGGGCTTCAGGTCGGTCTACAGGGGTCCTTTTATGTTCAAATATAATGTACTTGGAAAGTAAATTAGGTTTAACTGTAGTAATATTGTAGTTATACTGCAGTAATGGAGTGTTTGGTCCAGCAGAGGGCGTGCAGAGGTGGCGTCAGACGGGCTGTACGGGGAGGGCACAGGGCTAATCCTGCTGGATGAGGTGCAGTGTAAGGGCTCAGAGGGCACCCTGCTGTCCTGCGGGCACGCCGAGTGGGGACGCCACGACTGCTCCCACAGCGAGGATGTAGGGGTGCGCTGTGAGAGGGGAGGTGAAACCAACAAGGTGCCAGGGCTGCCACAGATCACAGGTAGGCCTCACTGTACTCGCTGTACGCTCAAAGAGCTCAAATCAGAATTGCTATCAACATATCTGTTAGATGTCTATCTTATCTGGTGAATTTTGCAAAGAAAAGTCCAATTCAATATTGTTATTATggtaatacagtggggcaaaaaagtatttagtcagccaccaattgtgcaagttctcccacttaaaaagatgagagaggcctgtaattttcaccacaggtacacttcaactataacagaaaaaaatccagaaaatcatattgtaggatttttaatgaatctatttgcaaattatggtggaaaataagtatttggtcaataacaaaagtttatctcaatactttgttatataccctttgttggcaatgacagaggtcaaacgttttctgtaagtcttcacaaggttttcacacactgttgctggtattttggcccagtcctccatgcagatctcctctagagcagtgatgttttggggctgttgctgggcaacacagactttcaactccctccaaagattttctatggggttgagatctggagactggctaggccactccaggaccttgaaatgcttcttacgaagccactccttcgttgcccaggcggtgtgtttgggatcattgtcatgctgaaagacccagccacgtttcatcttcaatgcccttgctgatggaaggaggttttcattcaaaatctcacgatacatggccccattcattctttcctttatacggatcagtcgtcctggtctctttgcagaaaaacaaccccaaagcatgatgtttccacccccatgcttcacattacgtatggtgttctttggatgcaactcagcattctttgtcctccaaacacgatgagttgggtttttaccaaaaatgtatatttttgtttcatctgaccatatgacattctcccaatcttcttctggatcatccaaatgctctctagcaaacttcagacgggccctgtacatgtactggcttaagcagggggacacgtctggcactgcaggatttgagtccctggctgcgtagtgtgttactgatggtaggctttgttactttggtcccagctctctgcaggtcattcactaggtcccccgtgtggttctgggatttttgctcaccgttcttgtgatcattttgaccccacggggtgagatcttgcgtggagcgtcagatcgagggagattatcagtggtcttgtatgtcttccatttccatgtcttttatactaataacaagttcaaacaggtgccattaatacaggtaacgagtggaggacagaggagcctcttaaagaagaagttacaggtctgtgaaagccagaaatcttgcttgtttgtaggtgaccaaatacttattttccaccataatttgcaaataaattcagaaaaaatcctacaatgtgattttctggatttttccccccctcattttgtctgtcatagttgaagtgtacctatgatgaaaattacaggcctctctcttctttttaagtgggagaacttgcacaattggtggctgactaaatacttttttgccccactgtatattgtggTTTATTGTGTTTCTCTGTTCTGGCCTCAGGCCCTCTGGTGCGACTGGTTGCTGGAGAGAGCCGGAAGGAAGGGCGTGTGGAAGTGTTTCTGAATGGCCAATGGGGGAGCGTGTGCGATGATGGCTGGAATGACATCAACGCTGCAGTGGTCTGCAGGCAGCTGGGATTTATGTAAATATGGATTCTCTCTCTCATGTTTGCCATTGTATCATATATCCTTTCCCTTATTTGCAGAATGCATCATATCTCACTGCCAAGTATGTGGTTTCCTTTAACTGCCATTCAGGAGACAGGGCCACTTTGGAATATTGAGCTTCACCTTCCCTGTGTCTTTTCTTCAGTGGGGTGTCCAAGGCTCGCTCCATGGCCTATTTTGGAGAAGGCCAGGGCCTTATCCACCTGGACAATGTTAGGTGCACAGGGGCTGAGACGTCCCTGGGGGAGTGTCCGGCTGAGGGAGAAGATGCCCATGACTGCCGGCATAGTGAGGATGCAGGGGTCATCTGTGACTACGTCCCCGAACCGGTGGGGGACGGTGCCATAATAACGCAGACCTGTGGCATGAGGCCAAACACACAGCGACGCAGGAGGAGGATTATTGGTGGGGACAAGTCAATCAGGTACgctggtggaaaaagtacccaaatggtcatacttgagtaaaagtaaagataccttaataactcaagtaaaagtgagtcacccagtaaaatactacttgagttcAAGTAAAAAACTATTTGgtgttaaatatacttaagtatcaaaagtaaatgtaattgcttaaatatacttaagtatcaaaagtaaaagtaaaagtataaatcgttTCAAATTCATTATATTAAGTAAATCAGATGGCACTATGTTAATGTTTTTtacatttacggatagccagggccacacagagcaggtagagatgatcagggatgttctcttgataagtctgTGAATTGGACCATGTTCCTAtcctgctaaacattcaaaatgtaacgagtacttttgggtgtcagggaaaattgatgtagtaaaaagtacattattttctttaggaatgtagtggagtaaaagttgaagtagtcaaaaatataaatagtaaagtacacacacacacacacacacacacacacacacacacacacacacacacacacacacacacacacacacacacacacacacacacacacacacacacacacacacagattctcaGCGGTTCTATTACCGTATGACTGCATAGATATATGCAAACACATACACAAGTCAAATCATAACATCAAATCAACCATGATCTATTTCTGctaatgttctctctcctcccctgggTGTGGTAGAGGGGACTGGCCTTGGCAGGCGTCTCTGTGGCTCAAGTCCCAGTCCAAAGGGAACCATCCACTGTGTGGAGCCACGCTCATCAACTCCTGCTGGGTCCTGACTGCTGCACACTGCTTCAAGAGGTGGGCCACAAAGACATCTAGTGCCCAATGATGGAATTGCAGTGACCACATTACAAAAAATGACGAGTGTTGCAtacagtaatgtagtaatgtggcATAAACATATGTACATTTGATCAAATACTTGATCTATGTCAATCATTTTATCAAATATTATTAATAAGAGATTGATGTCATGCCACTTATAAGTGATACTTGTATTTGAGTCACTGCCTTGATCATTtaaattcaaatgtatttttcttgGCAGGAGATAATCAAGTCTTCTTTTCTGCTTGGCTTAACCTCCTCAGACCTTAATTCCCTCTCTTACCTTTTCTTTCCtcactctgttttctccctctttcctagGTTTGGCAGGGACCCATCTCGCTACGTGCTGCGACTGGGTGACTACCACACGGAGGAGAGGGATGACTTTGAGCGCAGCCTGTCCCCAGAGCTCATCGTCATCCACAGGAAGTACCACAGCCAGGGCTCGGAGTATGATATCGCCCTACTCAGGCTGAAAGGCACCGAGGGCAACTGTGTGGCCTTCAACCCTCATACCAACTCAGCCTGCCTCCCTGCGCCTGGCAACAAGTGGGGCAAGAGGCCTGCCGCCTGTGTCATCACAGGGTGGGGCATCACAGGTACTGACCATGAGCCTCTCTGTTACGGAGAGTTCCCTTTGTGTTTACATTGGAATCAGCCAGTTGATCTGTTCTTTGCTCAATATTTATATGACAGAACATTTCCATTTATTTTGGTCGCCTCACTCTTATCTCTCTGTTCATCACTCactttttcattctctctctctttctcagactcGGAGTACTCCCGTACTCTGCTACAGGCCTGGGTTCCCCTGCTGCCCACCTGGAAGTGTAAAAAGcgatacggtgatcgctacaccAGCCGCATGCTGTGTGCGGGCAGCCTTTCGGACAGTCGGCGCGTGGACAGTTGCCAGGGTGACAGTGGTGGTCCCCTAGTATGTCAGGGGGAGGGTGGGCGCTGGGTGCTGACGGGGATCATCTCCTGGGGTCATGGCTGTGGTGACCCCTCCTTCCCCGGGGTGTACACGCGGGTCAGCAGGTTCCTGCGCTGGATTGACCAGGTCACCAACAACCCACCGAAAATCTGATGCTGCCATCGTGCCATTAGACAGCCAGTGTTATCTCATGAATTTGGGGttgagagggaggtggggagattACCACACCCTGGTATCTGCTCCTGGTCTCACCCACATCCAGCAGAGTGCTTTTAAGTCCCTTTTTTTGCCTACACTTGGAGAAGCCTGTAAATGGCATTGAGCATTCTTGATTATGTTGAATTACCA
Above is a genomic segment from Oncorhynchus masou masou isolate Uvic2021 chromosome 23, UVic_Omas_1.1, whole genome shotgun sequence containing:
- the LOC135510989 gene encoding neurotrypsin-like → MTDKEALKGLFSLSIAWCCLISVSGEVISQDTYLNTLQSAAPLSCSEGFTELGYYNGSVSQTDSGSPCLKWTEFPDYVLQYPSRGLGDHSYCRNPDRESNPWCFFRQSSGAIGWAYCDCHQGAARLVGGSSPQSGRLEVYLNGQWGAVCDTHWTDRDASVICKQLGLGEIGTALQHSYFGPGSGLFHYERLGCRGNENSLLDCRSRKFVTSDCNHGNEAGVVCAAPEGNGAPLRLVGGLEDFEGRVEVYHDGRWGTICDDQWDDIDAEVVCRQLGLGGVPKAWTWAHFGQGSGPIFLDRLQCTGNELSLEECPHNNWQQHNCDHMEDAGVSCNPYTDGVVRLVGSDSPWEGRLEVYHSGDWGTVCDDNWTEHHAQVVCRQLGFRGRAEVASDGLYGEGTGLILLDEVQCKGSEGTLLSCGHAEWGRHDCSHSEDVGVRCERGGETNKVPGLPQITGPLVRLVAGESRKEGRVEVFLNGQWGSVCDDGWNDINAAVVCRQLGFIGVSKARSMAYFGEGQGLIHLDNVRCTGAETSLGECPAEGEDAHDCRHSEDAGVICDYVPEPVGDGAIITQTCGMRPNTQRRRRRIIGGDKSIRGDWPWQASLWLKSQSKGNHPLCGATLINSCWVLTAAHCFKRFGRDPSRYVLRLGDYHTEERDDFERSLSPELIVIHRKYHSQGSEYDIALLRLKGTEGNCVAFNPHTNSACLPAPGNKWGKRPAACVITGWGITDSEYSRTLLQAWVPLLPTWKCKKRYGDRYTSRMLCAGSLSDSRRVDSCQGDSGGPLVCQGEGGRWVLTGIISWGHGCGDPSFPGVYTRVSRFLRWIDQVTNNPPKI